The segment AGCACAGATCCCCGTGGGAAGAGCCACGACCCTCTGCTagctctgcccagcagcagaCCCAGCTCCTTTTGATGTTGCCAAGCGCGTACCCAGCAGCAAGCAGAGTTTTTGAGTGCCCATCCCGCATCGCAGCACTCACCACGTGCGAGGCGACCTGCCGGTACTTGCTGAGCTCCTCCGGCTTCACCAGCTCCTCCGGAACCGTCTTGCCTCTCTGCAAAAGGAGAAGGGCACAGGGATAGGCACCTCAGGACATGTCACGTCCTCGCTTCCACAGCCTCTCGGGAGCAGAAGGGGGCTGCTCACCTTCTTACGCTCCGTGGTCAGCACCGTGGCCTTGTCTTGAAGCTGCAAAACAAGAGGACAGCGGCTGCAGCCTAGGCTGGAGAACCAGGTGCAGGggcaggctggagagcagccacTGAGCTCTGCAGCGGCACAAGCGGCAGGTCCTCACCTTCTGGATGATCTCGGGGGTCATGCCGGCGAGCTCTCCCAGGTCCATGgactccccagctccctgcggGGCACAGAATTAGTTATATGTGGGACGGGAACACCGGGGAAAAGTGCAGAGTGAGGCAGAGGGGACTCACCGCCACGTTGGGCTGGGAGGACGGCACGGTCTGGGGCACGATGAGGCCAGCCTGAGGCTTCAGCGTCGCCAGAGCTGCGGAGGCAGAGGAGCGCCGTGAGGCCCTGCCCCGTCTCCCCGAGGCTCACGGCCGTCCCCCTTTCCCCGTCACCTTCTCTGGCGGCGGTGACCTCCTTGGTGAGCCGGGCGATGACGCGGCAGGCGGCGTCGTGCTGGTAGAGCGCGTGGGACAGCTCCTGGCGTGTGGTCTGCAGCTGCTGGCGCAGGGTGAAGCTGTGCAGCATGACGGCGTCCTGCCGGGACGGGGCACgctcagacacacacacacacgcacgctCAGCCCCGTTACCGGCCCCCGCTCCCACCCCCGGGGCTGCCACTCACCCACTCATCCTGCAGCGCCTTCAGGATGGCCGGGATGCTGGTGGCGGACGGAGGCTTGGGCCGGATCGGGTGGGCGACTGCCGATGGGATGGCACGGGGGGGGGTCAgccgcctcctccccgccccgcagccccccctcCGTGCCCACACCGAGCAGTTGGGCCCGGTGCAgcccccgcggggccgggctcAGCCCCGGTGGGCGCCGTTACCCTTGATGTCGATGAGCTGCTCCTCGGACAGCGGCTGGTTGTTGACCGGGTCGGTGCCGTTCTCCGCGATGTACTTCTCGATCAGCCGCCGCTCGTAGACGTGGTTGGAGACGGGCGACACGCACGGGTGCTCGGGGACCTCGTTGGAGACTGGGGGGGAGGCCGCGGGTCACGGCGCGGCACCGACACCGCCCCCGCCCCCGGTACCGAGCGCGGTCCCGGCAGGGCccgaacccccccccccggtgcgccccgcgcTCACTGGAGCAGATGAGGGCCAtggcggggccgccccgctccgcttCCGCCTCCCGCTTCCGCTTCCGGTCccggtgtgtgtgggggggggcgcGCGGAGCCCCTCCGCAGCTCCCGCCGCCTCACGCGGGCTCCGCCGCCGGAAACGGAAGCGCTCCCGGCGTGCCccgcggcgggggggggcggggccgcggaGGCGCTCGGGACTACAGCTCCCAGGGTGCCCCGCGgcaggggggcggggggcggggggctgagcgcgcggccccgcagcgcccccgTGCGGCGGCGGGGtacgggggggggcatggggcgGGGGGGCacggagggatttgggggggcggggggggctgattggggaggggggggaaatgggggggaacggggggggaaggggagagcggggggggcgggaggagggggtttggggggggttaggggggtgtggggggggctaGGGAGGGAttgggggggctatggggggatttgggggggccgggggggctatgggggcatttgggggggttacggggggatttggggagggtaaggggggatttgggggggttacagggggatttggggggggcagggggtgttATGGGGGATTGGAGGGGTtaggggggggatttggggagggtaaggggggggttgggggagttacaggggaattgggggggatttgggggagttatgggggatttgggagggttagggagggatttgggggtttatGGGGGGATTGGGGGTGAGTCAGGGGGGGActtggggagggttgggggggatttcAGGGGGTTgcagggggatgtggggggttagaggggtgTTGGGAGGTGTTTGGGGGTAATGGGGACGCTTGAAGGGTATTTTGGGGGATAAACGGGGGGGTAAATGGGGGTGTACACTGGGGGGGTAATAGGGGGATGTTTCGGGGGGTTAAGGGGGGTTAtattggggtgctgggggtccggcagaggggtgggggggtcacaCCGGGCACAggagggggtcctgggggggagctggggtgcTTGGTGGGCacggggggtggtggtgggggggcacagcccctgctgccccccccacGGTGCCGCTCCCCGCAGAGCCCAGGCGCCGGGGATGGGGGGCGACACCGGGGGGAGCCGGGCCCTGCTGGGGGCcgcgctgctgccgctgccctgGGCCCCCTCActgggggcggcggcggcgggggggggcccggAGAGCTTCGtgccccccccgtccccagcaCCGACCCGCTGTGGCGCCTGGGCCACGCCGCCTGGGCCACGCTGGAGGGCTGGCTGGGCCCCGAGCCACTGCGCCTGCTGGCGGAGGTGAGCCCCAGACCCCTATTTTGGGGGGTTACGGGGACGCTGAGGGGGTgtcgcccccccccagcccccaagcCCCCTGTTTGCCCCCCCGCAGGGCCTGGCAGCCGTGCTGTGGCTGGTCTCCTCCGCCATCTCGGCCGGCCTGGCCGTGCTCAGCACCGTGGCGGGGGACATCCTGAGCGCCTGCGGCCTGGGCGGTGAGTCTGGGATGAGGGGGGGCACCCCCAAACGACCCCCACACGCCACCAGCACCCCCCCGACCCCGTTGTTTTCCCCCCTTCCAGGGGCCGGGCTGGTGCGCGGGGCGGCGCTGGCCCCCGGCGAGGTGCAGcgggtgctgctgtgggggctGGCGGCGCTGGCGGGGGCCCGGCTGCTGCGGCggctgctgggggtgctgctggccccGCTGCGGCGGGCGCTGCGCTGCCTCAAGCTCTGCTGCTTCCTGGCAGCCTTCCTCCGCGTGGCGGCCGCCGAAGGCAGCGGCCCCACGGCGCAGGCGGCGATGCTGCTGGGCCTCTGGGGGCtctacctgctgctggggggcggcggggagcacccccccggccccgaggCCAGGCTGGAAGCCGCCGTCCGCAGCCTGGAGTGGAAGGTGGAGGAGCTGTGCCGCTGGCACAGGTGGGGGGGGGCCCAGAACCGCGAGGAGGAGTGAgggggagcactggggggggggctgcgttgcccccctcccaccccacgtGTGTGACTCCCTGCTGTGtgcgcccccccaccccactcgCCCCTTCTGCCACCCCACGTGTGGCCGGTGACCCCGTGGGGCAGCCCCCGTCCCGCTGCCCCCCAAACCTGGGGAGCCGCTcgccgtgcccccccctcagTGCCTTCACCGAGCCCACGCTGCTTTGTCCCCTGGGGGGCACgccggcagcccccagccccttgtgCCCACAAAGAGCAGAGGGGGCAgcctgtccgtctgtccgtccatcTCCGGAGGTAGCTGTGGGGTGAGAAGGGGACCCCAAAGATGggtgtcaccccccccccgTGGCTCGGTTTTCTAGCTGCTTGTTGAGTGGTTTTGCTGTGCGGTGCCAAATAAAAAGAGTTTCACGGTGTCCTCGTGCTGCCTGGCCCACCccatggggaaggggggagagggTGCCTTGGGGTGCCTCGGTCctgggggggacacagaggaCGCTGGGGACGGTGGCAGGCTGggactgggaggtgctggggcagcGCGCGCTGTCCCCGTCTGTTTGCTGAGGcgggggggcagggggatgcCCGTGCCAGGAGCCGGCCCCGGTGCCCTCTGGATGTCCCTGCGCTGGGCCGCCTCGGCCCCTGCTtgcccccagtgtccccagctctcccagtgcccccagtgtccCTAGTTATTCCAGTGCTTCCAATCCCCTCAGCCCTTCCATTCCACTCAGTGTCCCCAattctcccagtgcccccagttcTCCCAGTGTCCTCAGTCCCTCCAGTAcctccagtccctcccagtgtccccagtctTTCCAGTGCCCCCTTTTCTTCCAGCGTGCCCAgtccccccagtgtcccccatccctcccagtccctcccagtgcccccagtcccTCCAGTGCCCCCAGTCCCTCCAGTGCCCCCAGTCCCCTCAGCCCTTCCCATTCCACCCAGTGTGCCCAGTGCCCCCAATTCTCCCAGTGTCCTCAGTCCCCTCAGTCcctccagtccctcccagtcccccccagtgccccccacccctcccggtcccccccagcgccccctcCCGCCGGGGGTCCCGGTGCTCCCGGCGCTGCTCACCCCGGCGGGGGCCCCGGTGCCGGGAGTTTAGGACCCGGCGGGGCGAGGCGGCGCCGGTGCCGGTCCCGCCCCGGCCCCATTGTCTGGGCGCGGAGGCGGAGGGACGGCAGCGGCGGCGCCGTTCGCACGGACCGCGCCGCGGAGCCCTCCCGGCCCCGGTACCGGCCCCGGTACCGGCCatggccccggccccgggggccCGCCTGGCGCTGCTGGCCGCCGCCCTGCTCGGGGCATCAGGTGAGCGCATCCGCaccggcaccgggcaccgggtaCCGGGtaccgggcaccgggcaccggcaccgggcaccgggcaccgggcaccgggcaccgggtaCCGGCACCCGCAGCCCGTGATCCGCGCTCCCCGGCATTTTCCCCCCCCGGCTCTCTCGGGAGCCACCGGGAATCCGCTCCCGGCTCCGCACCGGCACCCAGCGGGGCTTCCCCGGcgcggcgccccccgcccctTCTCACCGCGTTCCCCGGGATGCAGCCGGCACCGACGCCGTGCGCCCCCCGGGGTCCCGCTGCCCCGCGCCCGGATCCCCCCCTGCGGGACCCCGCGgcgctcccccagccccgggggggctccgggacCAGCGCCCGTGGGTCCCCACCTCGGGgcacccccgggggggctgcaccGGCCCCAGAGCGCAGCGCTGGGTAGGGGCTGCGCGCCCCAcgtccccccctccccgaggATGGTGACAGccgtccctgtccccgcagcGAGCGGCGACTGGGCCCCCCCGGAGCCCATGTTCCTGCCGGCggagctggaggtgctggcGGTGCCCGAGCACTACCGGCTGCAGCGGGCGGACGGGGACCTGGCCGCCAACACCTCCCTGCGCGCCCGCACCGagaccttcctgctgctgccgcaCGGCTCCGGCGCCCAGCCGCTGCTCCGGGCGTCCTACACACCCTTCAGCACCCGGCAGGTAACGCCCGAcccccccttcccagcccccCGCAGCCTCCGGGGCTGTCGGGACCCCGCCAGCATCGCCGTCTGTTCCAGGAGGTGCccacccggagccccccggagAAGGAGGGCTGGGCTGTCCGTGCCGTGTCCCTGGAGAGCGCCGTGTCCCCGGACGAGCCCGTTGCCCGCGTCCTCTTCCACCTGCGGGGTCCCGACTGGCTGCCGGGGCAGCGGGAGCCCCCCGGGGAGCGGGACTTGCCCTGCGTCACCCTCCATGCCCACCACCGTGGCCGGGTGGCGCGGGGCACCTGCCGCCTGCAGGTTGGTGCTGCCCACcggggctggggtggggagggggctgcgggaccCCCCTTCGGCTCCCCCCCTTATTCTGAGCCTGCTtatcccccccccaggctcctCTGGGTGTCTGCGTGGTGGAGCTGGAGATCCCCCCCCGCTGGTTCTCCCCGGCGGCCCctgccccccgtgcccccctggAGCCGGCCGAGCTGCACTACGGCGTTTTGGGGCCGGGGGCGTGCGGCCgcgccgggggccggggggggtcgGATGCAGGGCCACGGGAGGCCCCGCGGTACCTGGGGCCGCTGGAGCTGCGCGTGGCGGCGCCGGCACGGCGGCAGGAGGTGCGGCTGGACGAGCGGGTGCTGCTGCGCGTCCCCGACGCCACGCTGCGCCCCGGGCAGCGCTTTGCCGCCACCCTCGCCCTGCGGCACAACTTCACCGCCCAGCAGCTGACCCTGCGGTGAGCCCCCGTGTGTGTGGGATTGGGACCGGGAGGCAGGGGTCAGGGGGGACACGGCGTGATGCGTCCCGTGGCCCCCCCACGCCTTGTCCCCCAGGATCAAGGCCAAGAaggggctgctggtggtggcagcCCGACCTGGGGACCCTGCCTGGGCCGTGCAGCTGGAGCGCACCCGCGGCCCCAAGCACTGGACGGCCGTGGTGACGTGCCGGCGGAGCGGGGACACCCACGGGGACTGGAGGTAggggcagcagtgctgggggggctTCTGCGTGGCACCCAGTGTAGCCCAGTATGGCCCAGCTGGGGCATGGGGATCCGTGCGTAGCACTGCTCCTATCCCAGTATGGCCCAACaggggggctggagctgtgggaTAGCCCCCATTCAAATCGTAGGTTGCGGGACAGCTCCATCCCAGTAGGTCCCAGTAGATCCCAGTTGGGGTGGCGGGTGTCcccaccccagcagctcccagccagggCCACGACTTCGCAGGGCGTCGGAGGCGGTCGAGTTCCTGCACCTGGACCTGGCCGTGGAGAACGGGACGGGGGGGCTGGCGCCGGCGCTGCCCCTCACCTGGCAGGTGGAGTACCCCGGCCAGGACCCCGAGGCGCAGAAGGACAAGCTGGTGTGGGAGGTGCAGGTGTCGGAGCGGGACGTGCGCGCCCTCGTCCCCTTGGTGCAGGTGGGTGCCCCCCCGCTGCCCGTGTCCCCCCCTGTCCCATCCCTGCGGCGCTCTCAGCCCCGCTCtgcccacaggagctggagctgctgaacACAGCCCCGCTGACCGGCGTCCCCCGCGCGGTGCCGGTGACGTTGGTGACGGTGGAGGCAGGGGGCGGCGTGGCTGAGGTGACCGAGCCGCTGGGCTGCGAGTCGGCCGACAAGCAAGTGCTGCAGGTGAGCGGGGTCCCGGCCCCCCTGGCGCTACC is part of the Anas platyrhynchos isolate ZD024472 breed Pekin duck chromosome 5, IASCAAS_PekinDuck_T2T, whole genome shotgun sequence genome and harbors:
- the TMEM109 gene encoding voltage-gated monoatomic cation channel TMEM109; its protein translation is MAGPPRSASASRFRFRSRCSPGAGDGGRHRGEPGPAGGRAAAAALGPLTGGGGGGGGPGELRAPPVPSTDPLWRLGHAAWATLEGWLGPEPLRLLAEGLAAVLWLVSSAISAGLAVLSTVAGDILSACGLGGAGLVRGAALAPGEVQRVLLWGLAALAGARLLRRLLGVLLAPLRRALRCLKLCCFLAAFLRVAAAEGSGPTAQAAMLLGLWGLYLLLGGGGEHPPGPEARLEAAVRSLEWKVEELCRWHRWGGAQNREEE